The Watersipora subatra chromosome 1, tzWatSuba1.1, whole genome shotgun sequence genome has a window encoding:
- the LOC137397261 gene encoding anamorsin homolog isoform X2 → MTPTSQSLTSCNLAKDSKVLLLWSSQCSPDAVKDMAERLNQWSLQVENMDRLQLANHSDSTFDVALCGVVPPAASYDEHLLAEILRIIKPSGKLILVESLPHGENHSISSKLKLTGYVEGEQLNGTNLCEFVASKPGYEVGASSQLALSFKKKTTTQAPTKPTSQVWSLDSVEMLDDDLELIDDNELLNEEDFKKPDPASLLAACGPGSGKKACKNCTCGLAEEQSTGVKLKSKPVTSSCGSCYLGDAFRCSSCPYLGMPAFKPGEKIKLSDRQLNPDK, encoded by the exons ATGACACCTACTTCCCAAAGCCTGACAAGTTGCAACCTTGCAAAGGACAGCAAGGTTCTTCTCTTGTGGTCATCACAATGTTCTCCAGATGCCGTAAAAGATATGGCTGAGCGACTGAATCAGTGGAGCCTGCAGGTTGAAAATATGGATAGACTTCAACTAG CCAACCACTCTGACAGCACATTTGATGTGGCGCTTTGTGGTGTAGTTCCTCCTGCAGCCAGTTATGACGAGCATCTTTTAGCTGAAATTCTTAGGATCATCAAACCCTCAGGAAAACTCATACTAGTAGAGTCTCTCCCTCATGGGGAAAATCATTCTATATCATCGAAACTAAAACTCACAGGCTACGTCG AAGGAGAGCAACTTAATGGCACAAATTTGTGTGAATTTGTTGCTAGCAAACCGGGATATGAAGTTGGAGCGAGTTCACAGCTCGCCCTCTCTTTTAAAA AGAAAACGACTACACAAGCACCAACTAAACCAACATCCCAGGTTTGGTCGCTTGACAGTGTGGAGATGCTAGATGATGACCTTGAGCTGATCGATGACAATGAACTTCTCAATGAGGAAGATTTTAAAAAACCGGACCCCGCTTCACTGCTCG CTGCCTGTGGTCCTGGCTCTGGGAAGAAAGCTTGTAAAAACTGCACCTGTGGTCTTGCAGAAGAACAGTCAACTGGTGTAAAACTAAAATCCAAGCCTGTAACATCGTCTTGCGGAAGT TGCTACCTTGGTGATGCTTTTCGTTGCTCTTCCTGTCCCTACCTTGGCATGCCTGCCTTTAAACCTGGTGAAAAGATTAAACTCAGTGATCGACAACTCAACCCAGACAAGTGA
- the LOC137397256 gene encoding mitochondrial thiamine pyrophosphate carrier-like, translated as MVGYSPGEKELGHSMQMLAGSLSGMLTRACTQPLDVIKIRFQLQVEPISPKSPTSKYQGGIHSITTILREESYLAFWKGHLSAQILSAVFMAVEFTSFEMLTKYFYLNYSGEQNKTVQHFISGAGAGTTATVVSYPLDVLRTRFVAQGNKKVYTSFAQGLNHIYCSDGIKGYYKGLGAAICQTAPQSALYFGLYQLFKRILDNLRVDSSRDAVTATVGAAAGISAKLVSYPFDTSKRRLQVIGFENARKEFGVTRHYNGIFSYLTTSVSEEGIRGLYKGASLSIIKSGVTTSLYFFIYEKMCKIIRHNMSEEC; from the exons ATGGTTGGATATAGCCCTGGTGAAAAGGAGCTTGGGCATTCGATGCAAATGCTTGCTGGTTCTCTTAGTGGCATGCTAACAAGAGCTTGCACTCAGCCTTTagatgtcatcaaaataaggtTTCAG CTTCAGGTGGAACCAATTTCACCCAAGTCACCAACTTCCAAATATCAAGGCGGTATTCACAGCATAACAACCATATTGAGGGAGGAGAGTTATTTGGCTTTTTGGAAGGGACACCTCTCTGCACAAATCCTTTCAGCAGTCTTCATGGCAGTCGAG TTCACTTCCTTTGAGATGCTTACAAAGTATTTCTATCTCAACTACTCTGGTGAACAGAACAAAACAGTGCAACATTTTATAAGTGGTGCAGGTGCAGGAACAACTGCTACTGTCGTCTCCTACCCTCTCGATGTGCTCAGAACTAGATTTGTAGCTCAGGGAAATAAAAAG GTCTATACAAGCTTTGCGCAAGGACTTAATCACATATACTGCTCAGATGGTATCAAAGGCTATTACAAGGGCCTGGGAGCAGCAATTTGTCAAACAGCGCCTCAATCCGCCCTCTATTTTGGTCTCTATCAACTTTTCAAGCGTATTCTGGATAATTTGCGTGTTGATAGTTCCAGAG ACGCTGTGACAGCGACCGTAGGGGCTGCAGCAGGCATCTCGGCTAAACTTGTATCCTATCCATTTGACACAAGCAAACGAAGGCTACAAGTCATTGGGTTTGAAAATGCACGAAAAGAATTTGGTGTGACGAGACATTATAATGGGATATTCAGTTATTTGACTACATCGGTGTCAGAGGAAGGCATAAGAGGCCTGTATAAAGGTGCATCTCTGTCCATAATCAAATCTGGAGTTACCACAAGTTTGTATTTCTTTATATATGAGAAAATGTGCAAAATCATAAGGCATAATATGAGTGAGGAGTGCTAA
- the LOC137397261 gene encoding anamorsin homolog isoform X1 codes for MTPTSQSLTSCNLAKDSKVLLLWSSQCSPDAVKDMAERLNQWSLQVENMDRLQLANHSDSTFDVALCGVVPPAASYDEHLLAEILRIIKPSGKLILVESLPHGENHSISSKLKLTGYVDIKQSADLTMGQGEQLNGTNLCEFVASKPGYEVGASSQLALSFKKKTTTQAPTKPTSQVWSLDSVEMLDDDLELIDDNELLNEEDFKKPDPASLLAACGPGSGKKACKNCTCGLAEEQSTGVKLKSKPVTSSCGSCYLGDAFRCSSCPYLGMPAFKPGEKIKLSDRQLNPDK; via the exons ATGACACCTACTTCCCAAAGCCTGACAAGTTGCAACCTTGCAAAGGACAGCAAGGTTCTTCTCTTGTGGTCATCACAATGTTCTCCAGATGCCGTAAAAGATATGGCTGAGCGACTGAATCAGTGGAGCCTGCAGGTTGAAAATATGGATAGACTTCAACTAG CCAACCACTCTGACAGCACATTTGATGTGGCGCTTTGTGGTGTAGTTCCTCCTGCAGCCAGTTATGACGAGCATCTTTTAGCTGAAATTCTTAGGATCATCAAACCCTCAGGAAAACTCATACTAGTAGAGTCTCTCCCTCATGGGGAAAATCATTCTATATCATCGAAACTAAAACTCACAGGCTACGTCGATATCAAACAG AGTGCAGACTTGACAATGGGACAAGGAGAGCAACTTAATGGCACAAATTTGTGTGAATTTGTTGCTAGCAAACCGGGATATGAAGTTGGAGCGAGTTCACAGCTCGCCCTCTCTTTTAAAA AGAAAACGACTACACAAGCACCAACTAAACCAACATCCCAGGTTTGGTCGCTTGACAGTGTGGAGATGCTAGATGATGACCTTGAGCTGATCGATGACAATGAACTTCTCAATGAGGAAGATTTTAAAAAACCGGACCCCGCTTCACTGCTCG CTGCCTGTGGTCCTGGCTCTGGGAAGAAAGCTTGTAAAAACTGCACCTGTGGTCTTGCAGAAGAACAGTCAACTGGTGTAAAACTAAAATCCAAGCCTGTAACATCGTCTTGCGGAAGT TGCTACCTTGGTGATGCTTTTCGTTGCTCTTCCTGTCCCTACCTTGGCATGCCTGCCTTTAAACCTGGTGAAAAGATTAAACTCAGTGATCGACAACTCAACCCAGACAAGTGA